The proteins below are encoded in one region of Taeniopygia guttata chromosome 15, bTaeGut7.mat, whole genome shotgun sequence:
- the SNAP29 gene encoding synaptosomal-associated protein 29 — protein MSALPRSYNPFAEDEEEDAAGAGGAGGAERQRYLQQEVLRRSAATADSTTRSLSLLYESERIGVAASEELVRQGEALKRTEQMVDKMDQDLKTSQKHINSIKSVWGGLVNYFKAKPPESKPEQNGAPEYYGNSRLKEAMMSSKEQESKYQESHPNLRKLDDSENDFNKADFVSSVQRDAYPKNQQLRAYHQKIDTNLDEMSSGLSRLKSLALGLQTEIEEQDDMLDRLTKKVETLDVNIKNTDRKVRQL, from the exons ATGTCGGCGCTCCCGAGGAGCTACAACCCGTTCGcggaggacgaggaggaggatgcGGCGGgtgccggcggggcgggcggcgcggagcggcagcggtacctgcagcaggaggtgcTGCGCCGCTCCGCCGCCACCGCCGACAGCACCACccgctccctgtccctgctctaCGAGTCCGAGCGCATCGGCGTGGCCGCCTCCGAG GAGCTCGTCCGTCAGGGAGAGGCTCTGAAGCGCACGGAGCAGATGGTGGATAAAATGGACCAGGACTTGAAAACGAGTCAGAAGCACATAAACAGCATCAAGAGTGTTTGGGGGGGCTTGGTAAACTACTTCAAAGCCAAACCACCAGAGAGCAAACCAGAGCAGAATGGAGCCCCTGAATATTATGGTAACAGCAG GTTAAAAGAAGCAATGATGTCTAGTAAAGAACAAGAGTCAAAATACCAGGAAAGCCATCCAAATTTAAGGAAGCTAGATGATTCAG AAAATGACTTCAACAAAGCAGATTTCGTTTCTTCAGTACAAAGGGATGCCTACCCAAAGAACCAACAACTGCGAGCTTACCACCAGAAAATTGATACCAACTTAG ATGAGATGTCTTCTGGGCTGAGTCGCCTGAAAAGCCTTGCTCTTGGCCTGCAGACTGAGATAGAAGAGCAGGATGATATGCTGGATCGGCTCACAAAGAAAGTAGAAACACTGGATGTCAACATTAAAAACACTGATAGGAAAGTCCGACAGCTTTAA